The following coding sequences lie in one Porphyromonas asaccharolytica DSM 20707 genomic window:
- a CDS encoding ISAon1 family transposase N-terminal region protein — protein sequence MTKELDWIELFAPQEILRDFNFEKLVEENGIYRIFMVEKDDAAHIPAELKKEVNGDLSKIVLDGYTNYIELQTFPAMGKEVFLYLKRRRWKVKQDQRQEEKSYSNSYSYNEKGMKATKAFGNFLKEIDWV from the coding sequence ATGACTAAAGAACTAGATTGGATTGAGCTATTCGCTCCACAAGAAATTCTCCGAGACTTTAACTTCGAGAAGTTGGTTGAAGAAAACGGCATTTACCGCATCTTTATGGTAGAGAAAGATGACGCTGCCCATATCCCCGCAGAGTTGAAAAAAGAGGTCAACGGAGATCTTTCAAAGATAGTCCTAGACGGCTATACGAACTACATTGAGTTGCAGACCTTCCCAGCTATGGGCAAGGAGGTCTTCCTCTACCTCAAGCGTCGTCGCTGGAAGGTAAAACAGGACCAGCGACAAGAGGAAAAGAGCTACTCCAACAGCTACTCATACAATGAAAAAGGCATGAAAGCGACCAAGGCTTTCGGCAATTTTTTAAAAGAAATTGATTGGGTCTAA
- the fmt gene encoding methionyl-tRNA formyltransferase, producing the protein MKKDQVRIIFYGTAPFATACLERLVDEGYPIVAVVTAPDKPAGRGHRLQPSAVKLCATKLGLPILQPTNLRDEAFVQQLTELKPTLGVVVAFRMLPREVWSLPPWGTVNIHGSLLPQYRGAAPINWALINGESETGVTLFQLRHEIDTGDIIAASACPIESEDNFGTLYDKLMALGAELLAHGLSLLTQHEGRYPQALPQEERSDLHPAPKLTKENTRIDWHQSAHEIHNLVRGLAPQPGAWTMLELPNEEPLLVKIYATTLSQQEAVERPVGQCVSPRKGQLAVQCGDGLLLIEQLKPQGKKLLSARDWLNGLKVSIEDVRYV; encoded by the coding sequence ATGAAGAAAGATCAAGTTCGCATCATCTTTTACGGCACCGCTCCCTTTGCGACGGCGTGTCTAGAGCGTCTCGTCGACGAGGGCTACCCTATTGTCGCTGTCGTTACGGCTCCAGACAAACCTGCGGGACGTGGACATCGCCTGCAACCCTCGGCGGTAAAGCTCTGTGCGACCAAGCTCGGACTACCTATATTACAGCCGACAAACCTACGAGACGAAGCTTTTGTCCAGCAACTTACGGAGCTAAAGCCGACACTCGGCGTAGTGGTCGCCTTTCGTATGCTACCTCGTGAGGTGTGGAGCCTGCCCCCGTGGGGAACGGTCAATATACATGGCTCGTTGCTTCCGCAGTATCGTGGCGCCGCTCCGATCAATTGGGCGCTAATCAATGGTGAAAGCGAGACAGGCGTGACCCTTTTCCAGCTACGTCACGAGATCGATACGGGAGATATCATTGCCGCTTCGGCTTGTCCGATCGAGTCTGAGGACAACTTTGGCACCCTCTACGACAAGCTGATGGCTCTGGGCGCTGAGCTACTGGCTCACGGCTTGAGTCTACTGACGCAGCACGAAGGTCGCTACCCGCAAGCACTACCACAAGAGGAGCGTTCCGACCTACATCCTGCGCCTAAGCTCACGAAGGAGAATACGCGCATCGACTGGCACCAGTCAGCGCATGAGATACACAACCTGGTACGTGGCTTGGCTCCTCAGCCTGGTGCCTGGACGATGCTGGAGCTCCCCAACGAAGAACCTCTTCTCGTCAAGATCTACGCGACCACCCTCTCGCAGCAGGAAGCAGTAGAGCGACCCGTGGGACAGTGCGTCTCTCCTCGCAAAGGTCAGCTAGCCGTGCAGTGTGGCGATGGACTTCTCCTCATCGAGCAGCTGAAGCCTCAGGGCAAGAAGCTCCTCTCGGCACGTGACTGGCTCAATGGTCTCAAAGTCTCTATCGAGGATGTCCGCTATGTTTAG
- a CDS encoding transposase gives MSSKKLFRWYKDVLSGYKSPGHQRHLQKTGASRSLGSSAKSPVSSDLKIPILNEKNMGSIICIDEKNINGDCYTIVSNPETNKIVLMVNTLRASQIVYLMRSNISQEALFAVSCVTRDMAPNYDWVARELFPNAYQVADKFHVVKNIIDQVQSVRIRYRQELLRKQRELEEASRKRSKLQPAPKIQQELKEFKKELSNGDTQLQLLQRSKGLLHKLHNEHTASQKLRARLLFRLFPDIKEAYKFSVALRKWYQRPMRNGTSITPSRHLLECKKKALLEIITNHLSSPCEEVKNIAHFMVKHIGEICNYFLGYKTNASAEALNQNLQRFIAINYGTRNSDFFLYRIAVHFS, from the coding sequence ATGAGCTCGAAGAAACTCTTTCGCTGGTACAAAGATGTCTTGAGCGGATACAAAAGCCCAGGGCACCAACGCCATTTGCAGAAGACTGGAGCCTCACGATCTCTAGGGTCTTCTGCTAAAAGCCCTGTAAGTTCTGATCTAAAGATCCCCATTCTCAATGAGAAGAATATGGGATCCATCATCTGCATAGACGAAAAGAACATCAACGGGGATTGCTACACCATCGTGTCGAACCCAGAGACGAATAAAATCGTCCTGATGGTCAACACGCTCCGAGCCTCCCAGATCGTCTATCTAATGAGATCAAACATCTCCCAAGAAGCACTTTTCGCAGTCTCTTGCGTAACCCGTGATATGGCTCCAAACTACGACTGGGTGGCTCGTGAACTCTTCCCCAATGCCTATCAAGTTGCGGACAAATTTCACGTTGTCAAAAACATCATTGATCAAGTCCAGTCAGTAAGAATACGCTACCGCCAAGAGCTTCTACGCAAGCAACGGGAGCTGGAGGAGGCGAGTCGCAAACGGTCTAAACTGCAGCCCGCCCCCAAAATCCAGCAAGAGCTCAAAGAGTTCAAAAAAGAGCTGTCCAATGGAGATACCCAGCTACAGCTCCTCCAGCGCAGCAAAGGGTTACTACACAAGCTTCACAACGAGCACACAGCCAGTCAAAAGCTACGCGCTCGGCTACTCTTTAGACTTTTCCCAGACATCAAAGAAGCGTACAAATTCTCCGTAGCGCTACGGAAGTGGTACCAACGTCCTATGCGAAATGGTACCTCCATAACACCCTCCCGACACCTGTTGGAGTGTAAGAAAAAAGCACTTCTAGAGATCATCACTAATCACCTCAGTAGTCCATGTGAAGAGGTCAAGAACATCGCTCACTTTATGGTCAAGCACATAGGAGAGATCTGCAACTACTTCCTCGGCTATAAGACCAACGCTTCAGCAGAAGCACTCAACCAGAACCTCCAACGCTTTATCGCCATCAACTATGGAACCCGAAATAGTGACTTCTTCCTCTACCGCATCGCCGTTCACTTCAGTTAG
- a CDS encoding 3-phosphoshikimate 1-carboxyvinyltransferase, with the protein MTPQLSITLPPSKSLYNRLFVMARLAHMPIPSLWHQLDLCEDLAVMLHASGSSEERISVGASGTAMRLLTALFALTTEREVLLVSPVRRMTERPLAQLIALLTQLGADLSQPASQEPVNALYPLVSIRPMSLQQKGLPTLTLPSGLESSQTVTALLLIAPYLPHGLALRWQDDQLPSASYIQLTCSLMQACGIDLSVDRHGIYVAPGAYCERTLTRLLSNPIGDWSSAQYPLQWALMTPRPCKILLTNIPAQSLQPDARALELLQISPEWLSTGSDTLCLDSEFLQKHLRKLTFGSLFLSNNPDFAPTLIALLLYYQKKAQLHGLDLLRLKESDRIALILRNGEQLGYQLTYDTESGFGLAGSAPSSVHTPVPIATDADHRMVMAWAPFAWYHQLEIETPQAVDKSYPTFWLDLRKLCEVIATPLLYEHESPSL; encoded by the coding sequence GTGACCCCACAGCTATCCATCACCCTACCTCCCTCGAAGAGTCTCTACAATCGGCTCTTTGTGATGGCACGACTGGCGCATATGCCCATCCCCTCGCTATGGCATCAGCTAGATCTCTGCGAAGACTTGGCGGTGATGCTACACGCCTCGGGGAGTAGCGAGGAGCGCATATCCGTAGGGGCTTCGGGCACGGCTATGCGCCTCTTGACGGCACTCTTCGCTTTGACCACAGAGCGAGAAGTGCTGCTCGTTTCGCCTGTTCGTCGTATGACGGAGCGACCACTGGCACAGCTCATCGCACTACTCACGCAGCTCGGTGCTGACCTCTCCCAACCTGCGTCTCAGGAGCCTGTCAATGCGCTCTACCCTCTGGTGTCCATTCGTCCTATGAGCCTACAGCAGAAAGGTCTCCCCACGCTAACCCTACCAAGCGGATTAGAGAGTAGCCAGACGGTCACCGCTCTGCTCCTCATTGCTCCCTATCTGCCCCACGGACTAGCCCTTCGCTGGCAAGACGACCAACTCCCCAGTGCCTCTTACATCCAGTTGACCTGCTCCCTGATGCAGGCGTGCGGTATCGACCTCTCAGTTGATCGCCACGGGATCTATGTTGCTCCAGGAGCCTACTGCGAGAGAACGCTCACACGCCTACTCTCGAACCCCATCGGTGACTGGTCCTCAGCGCAGTACCCTCTCCAGTGGGCACTTATGACGCCACGTCCCTGCAAGATCTTGCTGACCAATATCCCAGCGCAGAGTTTACAGCCAGACGCCCGTGCCTTAGAGCTGCTGCAGATCTCCCCCGAATGGCTAAGCACAGGCAGCGACACCCTCTGCCTTGACAGCGAGTTCCTGCAAAAGCATCTGCGTAAGCTCACCTTCGGAAGTCTCTTCCTGTCGAACAATCCTGACTTCGCACCCACACTCATTGCGCTCCTCCTCTACTATCAAAAGAAAGCTCAGCTCCACGGACTGGACCTCCTACGCCTCAAAGAAAGCGATCGCATCGCCCTCATTCTGCGCAATGGCGAGCAGCTCGGTTATCAGCTCACCTACGATACGGAGAGCGGCTTCGGCTTAGCTGGTAGCGCACCAAGCTCCGTTCACACCCCAGTACCCATTGCCACAGATGCCGACCACCGTATGGTGATGGCGTGGGCTCCCTTTGCTTGGTATCACCAGCTAGAGATAGAGACTCCACAAGCAGTCGACAAGAGCTACCCCACCTTCTGGCTAGACCTTCGCAAGCTCTGCGAGGTCATCGCAACACCTTTATTATATGAGCACGAATCCCCTTCACTATGA
- a CDS encoding DEAD/DEAH box helicase, with protein MTFDTLDLSPELLRATSDLGFSEPMPVQQEVIPYLSSHRGDLIALSKTGSGKTAAYGLPLLERIIQAKGSAPCGLILTPTRELAIQVQSDLVALAKYTSVRQILALYGGASIEEQIRQLAKGYHIIVATPGRLCDLLRRKAVKLRKVSVVVLDEADVMLDMGFQRDLQEILQAVPQQVEHWLFSATMSREVREIADNYISDAHEVQIGALNKANADIKHLYVAVPARHKYAALKRVVDYYPNIYGIIFCRTRAETKEIAEWLIRDGYNADALHGDLSQAQRDMVMNRFRIRNLQLLVATDVAARGLDVDDVTHVLHYGLPADPDSYTHRSGRTARAGKTGLSIAICHLRDSKQIRIIERHAGIRIEAMPLPSGQEICKKQLFALATKIEYADSNEHGTQYDELLNAIVQKLAWLPPEEIIRRVLTLEADRIMRYYANTPDLSAQELATEEPKYRTKNTPEEHRKSPKKRSRTDLPPMTSLRINLGKRDKLYPNRLLELINRTLPYQITIGKIDLSLSYSYFEVASEWAETVAAALSEEEYNGRPIRVTIQKDR; from the coding sequence ATGACCTTTGATACACTAGACCTTTCGCCCGAACTCCTTCGTGCCACCTCCGACCTAGGCTTCTCCGAGCCGATGCCTGTACAGCAGGAGGTCATCCCATACCTATCTAGCCATCGCGGGGATCTGATCGCGCTCTCCAAGACCGGCTCGGGCAAGACCGCAGCCTACGGACTGCCTCTCTTAGAGCGAATCATTCAGGCAAAAGGCTCCGCACCCTGTGGACTCATCCTCACGCCAACACGAGAGCTGGCTATACAGGTACAGAGCGACTTAGTCGCCTTGGCTAAGTACACATCCGTTCGTCAGATCCTAGCCCTCTACGGTGGCGCCTCCATCGAGGAGCAGATCCGTCAGCTCGCCAAGGGATACCATATTATAGTTGCCACTCCAGGCAGACTATGCGACCTGCTTAGGCGCAAAGCTGTCAAGCTGCGCAAGGTCTCGGTCGTCGTCCTCGACGAAGCCGATGTGATGCTCGACATGGGCTTCCAGCGAGATCTGCAGGAGATCCTGCAGGCGGTGCCGCAGCAGGTGGAGCATTGGCTCTTTTCCGCCACCATGAGCCGAGAGGTGCGAGAGATAGCGGACAACTATATCAGCGATGCCCACGAAGTGCAGATAGGTGCGCTCAATAAAGCGAATGCGGACATCAAGCATCTCTACGTAGCGGTCCCAGCACGGCACAAGTATGCCGCTCTGAAGCGTGTCGTCGACTACTACCCCAATATCTACGGGATCATCTTCTGCCGTACACGAGCCGAGACCAAGGAGATCGCCGAGTGGCTCATACGAGATGGGTACAATGCCGATGCGCTACATGGCGACCTCAGCCAAGCGCAGCGGGATATGGTGATGAACCGCTTCCGCATACGCAACCTGCAGCTACTCGTTGCGACCGATGTAGCAGCACGAGGGCTTGATGTAGACGATGTGACCCATGTGCTTCACTATGGATTACCCGCCGACCCAGACAGCTACACACACCGCAGCGGACGCACCGCTCGTGCCGGCAAAACAGGTCTCTCGATAGCCATCTGCCATCTACGCGACAGCAAGCAGATACGCATCATCGAGAGGCATGCTGGCATTCGGATTGAGGCCATGCCCCTACCCTCTGGTCAGGAGATCTGCAAGAAGCAACTCTTCGCCCTAGCGACCAAGATCGAGTATGCTGACAGCAACGAGCATGGCACCCAGTACGATGAGCTGCTCAATGCGATCGTGCAGAAGCTCGCCTGGCTTCCTCCCGAGGAGATCATACGTCGTGTGCTCACGCTGGAGGCTGACCGTATCATGCGCTACTACGCCAATACGCCCGACCTCTCGGCTCAAGAGTTGGCGACCGAAGAGCCTAAGTATAGGACAAAAAACACTCCTGAAGAGCATCGCAAATCACCCAAAAAGCGTAGCCGCACCGATCTACCGCCGATGACCTCCCTACGGATCAACCTCGGCAAGCGAGACAAGCTCTATCCGAATCGTCTCTTAGAGTTGATCAACCGTACGCTCCCCTATCAGATCACCATTGGGAAGATAGACCTTAGCCTTAGCTACAGTTACTTTGAGGTAGCTAGCGAATGGGCCGAGACAGTCGCAGCAGCCCTGAGCGAGGAGGAGTACAACGGACGCCCCATCCGTGTCACCATCCAGAAAGATCGATAA
- a CDS encoding elongation factor G: MQLYQTSDIRNIAVIGGSGSGKTTLAEAMLYESGVIKRRGTIEAQNTVCDYFPVEKEYGYTVFSTLFSVEFANRKLNFIDCAGSDDFVGGTVAALHVTDSALAVVNAKEGVEVGLINQMRIIEQLHKPVLFTINQLDSDKADYDSTVAGLKARYGGKVVVIQYPVQEGPDFHQVVDVLNMKMYQWKPEGGTPEELEIPADQQARAEELRQALIESAAEHEEHLMETFFEKGSLDEEEIVQGMRKGIVLGDMYPVFCVSALKDMGVRRTMTFLGDVAPRVTESALPVTTEGVEVAPDATAPVSLYFFKSTVEPHIGEVSYFKVMSGTLKEGMDLTNAKNGSKERLGQINVVAGAQKEKVSQLVAGDFGAAVKLKDVRRGATLNDKGVDYQFPNIEYPAPKYRRAIAPVNGADAEKLSEALSRMQQEDPTWIAQQSKELRQLIVYGQGEFHLRTLKWRLENNDKIPVTFEEPRIPYRETITKAARADYRHKKQSGGAGQFGEVHLIVEPYEEGKELPSVFRFNNQEFKITPRDTQTVELAWGGKLIFVNSVVGGAIDNRFMPAILKGIMERMERGPLTGSYARDVRVIVYDGKMHPVDSNEISFMLAGRNAFSEAFRNAGPKILEPIYSVNVTVPADYLGDVMSDLQGRRALIMGMSSDGNYEQLSAKVPLKEMSDYATSLSSLTGGRASFVMKFDAYELVPSDVQEALLKAYTEESEEE; encoded by the coding sequence ATGCAATTGTATCAGACATCAGACATTCGAAACATCGCCGTCATCGGCGGCTCGGGTAGCGGCAAGACAACTCTTGCCGAGGCTATGCTCTATGAGAGTGGCGTCATCAAGCGCCGCGGGACTATCGAAGCACAAAACACCGTGTGCGACTACTTCCCCGTAGAGAAGGAGTATGGCTATACCGTTTTCTCCACCCTATTTAGTGTCGAGTTTGCTAATCGCAAGCTCAACTTCATCGACTGCGCAGGCTCCGATGACTTCGTCGGTGGCACTGTTGCTGCACTCCACGTGACCGACTCGGCTCTAGCTGTGGTCAATGCTAAGGAGGGCGTCGAGGTCGGCCTGATCAACCAAATGCGTATCATAGAGCAACTGCATAAGCCTGTGCTCTTTACGATCAATCAGCTGGATAGTGACAAAGCAGACTACGACAGCACAGTCGCTGGACTCAAAGCTCGCTATGGCGGCAAGGTAGTTGTCATTCAGTATCCCGTACAGGAGGGGCCTGACTTCCACCAAGTGGTCGACGTGCTCAATATGAAGATGTACCAGTGGAAGCCCGAGGGCGGTACTCCCGAGGAGCTAGAGATCCCAGCGGATCAGCAAGCACGTGCTGAGGAGCTGCGTCAAGCACTGATTGAGTCAGCAGCTGAGCATGAGGAGCATCTGATGGAGACCTTCTTTGAGAAGGGATCTCTCGACGAGGAGGAGATCGTACAGGGCATGCGCAAGGGTATCGTCCTCGGCGATATGTATCCCGTCTTCTGCGTTAGCGCCCTCAAGGATATGGGCGTACGTCGTACGATGACCTTCCTCGGCGATGTAGCACCCCGCGTCACTGAGTCTGCACTACCCGTCACGACGGAGGGCGTCGAGGTAGCACCTGACGCTACGGCTCCCGTGAGTCTCTACTTCTTCAAGAGTACCGTAGAGCCACATATCGGTGAAGTTTCTTACTTCAAGGTCATGAGCGGTACCCTCAAGGAGGGTATGGACCTGACCAATGCTAAGAATGGCTCTAAGGAGCGTCTTGGTCAGATCAATGTGGTGGCTGGTGCGCAAAAGGAGAAAGTGAGCCAGCTCGTTGCTGGAGACTTCGGAGCTGCTGTAAAGCTCAAGGATGTACGTCGTGGAGCCACCCTCAATGATAAGGGCGTGGACTACCAGTTCCCCAATATCGAGTACCCCGCACCTAAGTACCGCCGTGCTATCGCACCGGTCAATGGTGCCGATGCAGAGAAGCTGAGCGAGGCACTCAGCCGTATGCAGCAGGAGGACCCCACATGGATTGCTCAGCAGAGCAAGGAGCTACGCCAGCTGATCGTGTATGGTCAGGGAGAGTTTCACCTACGTACGCTCAAGTGGCGACTGGAGAACAATGACAAGATCCCCGTTACCTTTGAGGAGCCACGCATCCCCTACCGTGAGACCATCACGAAGGCAGCACGCGCTGACTATCGCCACAAGAAGCAGTCGGGCGGTGCTGGGCAGTTTGGCGAGGTGCATCTGATTGTCGAGCCTTACGAGGAGGGCAAGGAGCTACCAAGTGTCTTCCGCTTTAACAATCAGGAGTTCAAGATCACGCCTCGTGACACCCAGACCGTCGAACTAGCCTGGGGTGGCAAGCTTATTTTCGTTAATAGTGTCGTGGGCGGTGCCATCGACAACCGCTTCATGCCAGCCATCCTCAAGGGCATCATGGAGCGTATGGAGCGTGGCCCACTGACAGGCTCTTATGCTCGTGACGTGCGCGTGATCGTCTACGATGGTAAGATGCACCCCGTAGATAGCAATGAGATCTCCTTCATGCTGGCTGGACGCAACGCCTTTAGCGAAGCCTTCCGCAATGCAGGTCCTAAGATTCTCGAGCCTATCTACAGCGTCAATGTAACCGTGCCCGCGGACTATCTAGGTGATGTGATGAGCGACCTGCAGGGACGTCGTGCACTCATCATGGGTATGAGCAGCGATGGCAACTACGAGCAGCTCTCTGCCAAGGTGCCACTCAAGGAGATGAGCGACTACGCTACTTCGCTCAGTTCGCTGACGGGTGGACGCGCCTCGTTTGTCATGAAGTTTGACGCCTACGAGCTCGTACCGTCAGATGTACAGGAGGCACTCCTGAAGGCCTACACAGAGGAGAGCGAGGAGGAGTAA
- a CDS encoding chloride channel protein, with protein sequence MTTTTTRISLLQRFILWREAHISERIFVLILSFIIGILTALAAFALKQLIGTIQHLLMPAIRQANVWYLILPPIGVLLTAGVVKLFIRDDISHGVTKVLGAMSQRKSRIKPHNTWSSLLASSITIGFGGSVGAESPIVMTGAAIGSNTGRLFKLEQRQLMLLVGCGAAGAIAGIFKAPIAGLVFVVEVLLLDLTLSSVLPLLISSVTSATMAYLLTGQQAMFSFYQSDPFTAERIPYVILLGIACGFTSLYFSKVMFALESWLKRRSNFLKRYGISMLILSVAIFLFPPLFGEGYNTLSDLMAGQYSSVTDNSIFDSFGSNYWVIFAFLLCTMLVKVFASVATNSGGGCGGLFAPSLFVGGLCGFVFAYALNFFPFIEVYLPQKNFVLMGMAGVMAGVMHAPLTGTFLIAELTGGYNLLLPLMLVAICSYGTIRIFMPHSIYSLRLAQQGKLMTHSKDQAVLTVMSIDNVIETDFDKVYPDMTLGELVQVVGRAKRNLFPVVERETDKLLGVVSLDDIRNIMFRPELYDRYKVDRIMVSPPARIQSDMHMDHIMHLFDETKAWNLPVVTPEGQYLGYVSKSKIFNTYREVLNVLSPDE encoded by the coding sequence ATGACGACTACGACTACACGCATATCACTACTACAACGCTTCATCCTATGGCGCGAGGCTCACATCAGTGAGCGCATCTTCGTACTGATCTTATCTTTTATCATCGGTATCTTGACCGCCCTGGCTGCCTTTGCGCTCAAACAATTGATCGGCACGATACAGCATCTCCTGATGCCCGCCATACGCCAGGCTAATGTGTGGTACCTGATCCTGCCACCTATTGGCGTCCTGCTGACGGCGGGCGTGGTCAAGCTATTCATCCGTGACGACATAAGCCACGGTGTGACGAAGGTGCTGGGCGCTATGTCACAACGCAAGAGTCGTATCAAGCCACACAACACGTGGTCATCGCTCCTAGCTAGTTCGATCACCATCGGCTTCGGTGGATCGGTCGGAGCCGAGTCGCCTATCGTGATGACGGGCGCCGCCATCGGGAGCAATACGGGACGGCTCTTCAAGCTGGAGCAGCGTCAACTGATGCTCCTCGTGGGGTGCGGTGCTGCGGGTGCTATCGCGGGGATCTTTAAGGCACCCATTGCGGGCTTGGTCTTTGTGGTGGAGGTGCTACTCCTCGACTTGACGCTGAGCAGCGTGCTACCGCTACTGATTAGCTCCGTCACATCGGCCACGATGGCTTACCTGCTGACGGGACAGCAGGCGATGTTCTCTTTTTACCAGAGTGACCCTTTCACGGCAGAGCGCATCCCCTACGTGATCCTGCTCGGTATCGCCTGTGGCTTTACCTCGCTCTACTTCTCCAAGGTGATGTTTGCATTGGAGAGTTGGCTCAAGAGGCGCAGCAACTTCCTCAAGCGTTACGGCATCTCGATGCTCATCCTCAGTGTGGCTATCTTCCTTTTTCCTCCGCTCTTTGGCGAGGGTTACAACACGCTCAGCGACCTAATGGCGGGACAATACAGCTCCGTGACGGACAATAGTATCTTCGACTCCTTCGGGAGTAACTACTGGGTTATCTTCGCCTTCCTCCTCTGCACCATGCTGGTGAAAGTTTTTGCCTCCGTAGCGACCAATAGTGGTGGCGGGTGCGGCGGACTCTTTGCGCCTAGCCTCTTCGTGGGGGGCTTGTGTGGCTTTGTCTTTGCCTATGCGCTAAACTTCTTCCCCTTCATTGAGGTCTACCTACCGCAAAAGAACTTTGTCCTCATGGGCATGGCGGGCGTGATGGCGGGCGTGATGCATGCGCCACTGACGGGCACCTTCCTCATCGCTGAGCTGACTGGGGGCTACAACCTGCTCCTACCACTCATGCTGGTCGCTATCTGCTCCTACGGGACGATCCGCATCTTCATGCCTCACAGTATCTACTCCCTACGTCTAGCACAACAGGGCAAGCTGATGACTCACAGCAAGGATCAGGCGGTGCTCACAGTGATGAGCATCGATAATGTGATCGAGACAGACTTCGATAAGGTCTATCCCGATATGACGCTCGGTGAACTGGTCCAGGTAGTGGGACGTGCTAAGCGCAATCTCTTCCCCGTGGTGGAGCGTGAGACCGACAAGCTCCTCGGCGTGGTTTCGCTCGATGATATACGCAACATCATGTTTCGCCCTGAGCTATACGATCGCTACAAGGTGGACCGTATCATGGTTTCCCCGCCAGCCCGCATCCAGAGCGATATGCATATGGATCACATTATGCACCTCTTTGACGAGACCAAGGCGTGGAACCTCCCCGTCGTAACGCCCGAGGGACAGTACCTCGGCTATGTCTCTAAGTCTAAGATATTCAACACCTACCGAGAGGTGCTCAATGTCCTCTCACCTGACGAATAA
- a CDS encoding MATE family efflux transporter yields MNEREIEATDQAEDNKRTHDLRTQPIPKLLLQYAIPAVVGTVVQALYNIVDTIFIGQGSGELGIAAVYIGFPLIILLVGFSMLVGTGASVGVSIALGRRDSDRADRILSNAVYLTFSFYILAVTPSIIFLDDLLRLIGASDNIIPLAKDYLHIYLPAIILSNLTYGYNNVMRASGYPTKAMITMLLGAVVNVVLDYLFIMRLGWGIKGAAWATVIAMSCTMVFVQYHFFQRKSVVRFKRQNMKPSGPILLSIISVGIAPFAMQVAGSAVSFVLNHNFSHFAKTVAEADLSIATYGIINNYTTLIALTIIGVAQGMQPIVGYNYGAGHIERSLSCYKLAVGVNTVISVLGFAAAMLLPEQLFMLFNASPELIEIGQRAIRIVFSVFFVVGFQITTSQLFQSLGLSRQAIFISLTRQVIFLLPALLILPHFYGIDGVWYAIPLGDLLATVVSTSMIIYYFKKWTSEQTSPLA; encoded by the coding sequence ATGAATGAGAGAGAGATAGAGGCTACTGATCAAGCCGAAGACAATAAGCGGACGCATGACCTGCGCACGCAACCGATCCCTAAGCTACTCCTGCAGTATGCTATACCAGCTGTGGTGGGTACGGTCGTGCAGGCACTGTACAACATCGTGGACACGATCTTCATCGGCCAGGGTAGTGGCGAGCTAGGCATTGCTGCGGTCTACATTGGCTTCCCATTGATCATCCTGCTCGTCGGCTTCAGTATGCTCGTGGGTACGGGTGCCTCTGTGGGCGTGTCGATAGCACTAGGCAGGCGAGACTCGGATCGTGCGGATCGCATCTTGAGCAATGCGGTCTATCTGACCTTTAGCTTCTACATCCTAGCGGTCACACCCTCTATCATCTTCCTAGATGATCTATTGCGACTCATCGGGGCAAGCGACAATATCATCCCCCTAGCAAAGGACTACCTCCACATCTATCTGCCAGCCATCATACTGAGCAACCTGACCTATGGGTACAACAATGTGATGCGTGCATCGGGCTATCCGACGAAAGCGATGATCACAATGCTCCTCGGAGCGGTGGTCAATGTGGTGCTAGACTACCTCTTTATCATGCGCTTGGGATGGGGCATCAAGGGTGCTGCTTGGGCTACGGTGATTGCTATGTCCTGCACGATGGTCTTCGTACAGTACCACTTCTTCCAGCGCAAGAGCGTGGTACGCTTCAAGCGTCAGAACATGAAGCCCTCGGGACCTATCCTCCTATCGATCATCAGTGTCGGTATAGCTCCCTTTGCGATGCAGGTGGCGGGCAGTGCTGTAAGCTTTGTGCTCAACCATAACTTCTCACACTTTGCTAAAACAGTGGCTGAGGCGGATCTATCTATAGCAACCTATGGTATCATCAACAACTACACGACACTCATCGCATTGACTATCATCGGTGTAGCACAAGGTATGCAGCCTATCGTGGGGTATAACTATGGTGCAGGACATATCGAGCGATCACTCAGTTGCTACAAGCTCGCTGTCGGGGTCAATACGGTCATCTCTGTACTAGGCTTTGCGGCCGCCATGCTGCTTCCGGAGCAACTCTTCATGCTCTTCAATGCATCGCCTGAGCTGATTGAGATAGGTCAGCGTGCCATACGAATAGTTTTCTCGGTCTTCTTCGTTGTAGGCTTTCAGATTACCACTTCGCAGCTCTTCCAGAGCCTTGGGCTGAGCCGTCAGGCTATCTTCATCAGCTTGACACGTCAGGTCATCTTCCTCCTACCTGCGCTGCTGATCCTCCCCCACTTCTACGGTATCGATGGCGTCTGGTATGCGATACCTCTGGGTGATCTCTTGGCAACGGTTGTCTCGACATCGATGATTATCTACTACTTCAAGAAGTGGACTAGCGAGCAAACCTCTCCCTTAGCGTAA